The Tumebacillus amylolyticus genome window below encodes:
- the gntK gene encoding gluconokinase — translation MIDNQVVLGLDIGTTSTKAVVFGPEGKVIAAHAVDYPILQPHPSWAEQDPEQILQAVLDSVKQALIKANTEASQVRAIGFSCAMHSLIALKADGTPLTRTIIWADNRSVEQARRIKTELGGHAIYQRTGTPIHPMSPLAKILWMREEQPELFKQTAKFVSIKEYVLYRLFGKFVVDYSIASATGMFNLERLQWDEEALQLLGISPEQLAEPVSTTHVLTGMKPDLAERMGVRTDLPFIVGASDGVLANLGVGAIGPGEVAVTIGTSGAIRTVVDRPLTDPRARTFCYALSEQHWVIGGPTNNGGIVLRWLRDEMGMAETEVAKRLGVDPYDLMIGSAERIPPGAEGLIFLPLLSGERAPYWNANARGVFFGLSLHHKREHLVRAALEGVILGVFSVGIALRDLAGHAKDVRASGGFARSPLWRQILSDVLGREVMVPQSHEASALGAAVLALKGIGDIDDLNIVKSWIQISERHEPNPRNTETYLELYYLYERLYEKVAEEFDLISAFQRKGQFSKP, via the coding sequence ATGATAGACAACCAAGTCGTGTTGGGACTCGACATCGGAACGACCTCTACGAAAGCGGTCGTATTCGGCCCAGAGGGTAAAGTCATCGCGGCGCATGCTGTTGATTATCCGATTTTGCAACCACACCCGTCATGGGCTGAACAAGACCCTGAACAGATTTTGCAAGCGGTGCTCGACAGTGTGAAACAAGCGCTGATCAAAGCAAACACGGAAGCTTCCCAGGTGCGGGCCATCGGGTTCAGTTGTGCGATGCACTCGCTGATCGCTTTGAAAGCGGACGGCACGCCGCTCACCCGCACGATCATCTGGGCGGACAACCGCAGCGTGGAACAAGCGCGGCGGATCAAAACCGAATTGGGCGGCCACGCGATCTACCAGCGAACCGGCACCCCGATTCACCCGATGTCTCCGCTCGCGAAGATTCTCTGGATGCGCGAGGAGCAGCCGGAGTTGTTCAAGCAGACCGCGAAGTTTGTCTCGATCAAAGAGTACGTCCTGTATCGTCTGTTTGGGAAGTTCGTCGTGGACTACTCCATCGCCTCGGCCACGGGGATGTTCAACCTCGAACGCTTGCAATGGGACGAGGAAGCTCTGCAACTGCTCGGAATTTCTCCCGAACAACTGGCAGAGCCTGTGTCGACGACGCACGTGTTGACGGGGATGAAACCCGACCTCGCAGAGCGTATGGGCGTGCGGACCGACTTGCCGTTCATCGTCGGAGCGAGTGACGGCGTGCTCGCCAACCTCGGCGTGGGAGCGATTGGCCCGGGCGAAGTCGCCGTGACGATCGGCACGAGCGGTGCGATTCGGACGGTCGTCGATCGTCCCTTGACCGACCCGCGCGCGCGGACGTTTTGCTACGCGCTGTCGGAGCAGCATTGGGTCATCGGAGGGCCGACCAACAACGGGGGCATCGTGTTGCGTTGGTTGCGCGATGAGATGGGCATGGCCGAAACGGAAGTCGCCAAACGGCTGGGCGTCGATCCGTACGATCTCATGATCGGATCGGCGGAACGCATCCCGCCGGGGGCGGAGGGGTTGATTTTTCTCCCGTTGCTTTCGGGGGAGCGGGCTCCGTATTGGAATGCCAATGCGCGGGGCGTGTTTTTCGGTTTGTCGTTGCATCACAAACGGGAGCATCTCGTCCGGGCGGCGCTCGAAGGCGTCATTTTGGGTGTGTTCTCCGTGGGCATCGCCCTGCGCGATCTGGCGGGACACGCCAAAGACGTGCGCGCATCGGGCGGTTTTGCGCGGTCTCCGCTGTGGCGGCAGATTCTCTCCGACGTGCTGGGACGGGAAGTGATGGTGCCGCAAAGTCATGAAGCGTCGGCGCTGGGGGCGGCGGTGCTCGCCTTGAAAGGCATCGGAGACATCGACGACCTGAACATCGTGAAATCGTGGATTCAGATCTCCGAACGCCATGAACCGAATCCCCGAAACACCGAAACCTATCTCGAACTGTACTACCTCTACGAACGCCTCTATGAAAAAGTGGCGGAGGAGTTCGACCTCATCTCCGCCTTTCAACGCAAAGGGCAGTTCTCGAAACCGTAG
- a CDS encoding ABC transporter ATP-binding protein: MLAVKDINVYYGAIHALKGVSFEIKEGEIVTLIGANGAGKSTILKTISGLLKPKSGTIEFSGDAIHGKVAQEIVKRGMSHCPEGRRVFANMSVEENLELGAFLRKDKKGIAEDLEGVYKRFSRLRERSKQMAGTLSGGEQQMLAMGRALMARPKLLLLDEPSMGLAPLLVREIFNIVEEINQSGTTVLLVEQNANMALSIAHRAYVIETGKIVLAGAAQELAASDEIKKAYLGG; this comes from the coding sequence ATGTTAGCAGTTAAGGACATCAACGTGTACTACGGCGCGATCCATGCGCTCAAAGGGGTCTCCTTCGAGATCAAGGAGGGCGAGATCGTCACGCTGATCGGTGCCAACGGCGCCGGCAAATCGACGATCTTGAAAACGATCTCCGGCCTGTTGAAGCCGAAGTCGGGCACCATCGAGTTCTCGGGCGACGCGATTCACGGCAAAGTGGCGCAAGAGATCGTGAAGCGCGGCATGTCGCACTGCCCGGAAGGCCGTCGCGTATTTGCGAACATGTCGGTCGAAGAGAACCTCGAACTCGGCGCGTTTCTGCGCAAGGACAAAAAGGGCATCGCCGAAGACTTGGAAGGCGTCTACAAGCGCTTCTCTCGTCTGCGCGAACGCTCCAAGCAGATGGCAGGCACTCTCTCCGGCGGTGAACAGCAGATGCTTGCGATGGGCCGTGCGCTGATGGCGCGCCCGAAGTTGCTTCTGCTCGACGAGCCGTCGATGGGTCTGGCTCCGCTGCTCGTCCGCGAGATTTTCAACATCGTCGAAGAGATCAACCAGTCCGGCACCACCGTTCTGCTCGTCGAGCAGAACGCGAACATGGCGCTCTCGATTGCACATCGTGCGTACGTCATCGAGACCGGCAAGATCGTGCTCGCAGGTGCGGCACAGGAACTGGCAGCTTCCGACGAGATCAAGAAAGCATACCTTGGCGGTTGA
- a CDS encoding ABC transporter ATP-binding protein — protein MAAQQQLLKAEKVSRIFGGLKAVSDVNLEVADGELVGLIGPNGAGKTTLFNLLTGVYEPSEGEILFGGSRVNGLKPYQITKRGAARTFQNIRLFGDMTVLENVMVAYNMHASHGLFSSIFRLPKHFKGEADMAEKAIEFLKIFKLEGKKDEIAKNLPYGEQRRLEIARALAAKPKLLLLDEPAAGMNPQETVDLMNLIRWIRDEFKITILLIEHDMGLVMGVCERIYVLDRGQMIASGTPEQIRTNPKVIEAYLGQEV, from the coding sequence ATGGCGGCACAACAACAACTCCTTAAAGCGGAGAAAGTCTCCCGTATCTTTGGCGGTCTGAAGGCAGTCTCCGATGTAAACTTGGAAGTCGCAGACGGCGAACTGGTCGGGCTGATCGGCCCGAACGGGGCGGGCAAAACCACCCTGTTCAACTTGCTGACCGGCGTCTACGAGCCGTCCGAAGGCGAGATTCTCTTCGGCGGTTCCCGCGTCAACGGACTCAAACCGTATCAAATCACCAAGCGCGGTGCGGCACGGACGTTCCAGAACATCCGCCTCTTCGGAGACATGACCGTTTTGGAAAACGTCATGGTTGCGTACAACATGCACGCGTCGCACGGTCTGTTCTCTTCGATTTTCCGCTTGCCGAAGCACTTCAAAGGGGAAGCGGACATGGCGGAGAAAGCGATCGAGTTCCTGAAAATCTTCAAGCTCGAAGGCAAAAAGGACGAGATTGCAAAAAATCTCCCGTACGGCGAACAACGCCGTCTGGAGATCGCCCGTGCACTCGCAGCCAAGCCGAAGCTCCTGTTGCTCGATGAGCCGGCGGCGGGGATGAACCCGCAAGAGACGGTTGATCTGATGAACTTGATCCGTTGGATTCGCGATGAGTTCAAGATTACGATTCTCTTGATTGAGCACGACATGGGTCTGGTCATGGGCGTGTGCGAGCGCATCTATGTGCTCGACCGCGGACAGATGATTGCCTCCGGGACCCCGGAACAGATTCGTACCAACCCGAAAGTCATCGAAGCCTATCTGGGCCAGGAGGTGTAG
- a CDS encoding branched-chain amino acid ABC transporter permease — protein MNKRFFLGIAISLVFYGVVQALISGEILNDFYVDTLVMLGINIILAVSLNLINGFTGQFSIGHAGFMSIGAYVSAIMTTNLGYSFPLALICGCLAAAVAGLIIGFPTLRLKGDYLAIATLGFGEIIRIVWLNNDYVGGAAGLNGIERVTNWSWVFFLVLITVIVIQNIVKSTHGRAMISVRENEIAAEAMGINVTRYKVIAFVVGAFFAGMAGAISAHYFYGIAPGSYNFMKSFEILVFVVLGGLGSTLGVVVGTVLLTLLFTFLQDIPEWRMIIYSLILILTMIFRPKGLLGNVDVMKLFKKRGGATKNGGTTTTP, from the coding sequence ATGAACAAGCGGTTTTTCTTAGGAATTGCGATCAGCCTTGTGTTCTATGGGGTGGTCCAAGCACTGATCTCGGGCGAGATCCTCAATGACTTCTATGTTGATACTCTCGTCATGCTCGGGATCAACATCATCTTGGCGGTTTCCTTGAACTTGATCAACGGCTTCACCGGTCAGTTCTCCATCGGCCATGCGGGCTTCATGTCGATCGGGGCGTACGTCTCGGCGATCATGACGACCAACTTGGGCTACTCGTTCCCGCTCGCTTTGATCTGCGGCTGTCTGGCTGCGGCGGTTGCCGGTCTGATCATCGGCTTCCCGACCCTTCGTTTGAAAGGCGACTACCTCGCCATCGCAACGCTCGGTTTCGGGGAGATCATCCGCATCGTCTGGTTGAACAACGATTACGTCGGCGGCGCGGCGGGCCTCAACGGCATCGAGCGCGTCACGAACTGGTCGTGGGTCTTCTTCCTCGTTTTGATCACGGTCATCGTGATTCAGAACATCGTCAAGTCCACGCACGGCCGTGCGATGATCTCCGTTCGTGAAAACGAAATCGCCGCAGAAGCGATGGGGATCAACGTCACTCGCTACAAAGTCATCGCCTTCGTTGTCGGCGCGTTCTTCGCCGGCATGGCGGGTGCCATCTCCGCTCATTACTTCTACGGAATCGCACCGGGCAGCTACAACTTCATGAAGTCTTTCGAAATTCTCGTCTTCGTCGTACTCGGCGGCCTCGGCAGTACGCTGGGCGTCGTGGTCGGTACGGTGTTGCTGACGTTGCTCTTCACCTTCTTGCAGGACATTCCGGAGTGGCGCATGATTATCTACTCGCTGATCCTCATCCTGACGATGATCTTCCGTCCGAAGGGTTTGCTTGGCAACGTAGACGTGATGAAGCTCTTCAAGAAGAGAGGGGGGGCGACCAAAAATGGCGGCACAACAACAACTCCTTAA
- a CDS encoding branched-chain amino acid ABC transporter permease has protein sequence MTFDYLVQQLINGISIGSIYALIALGYTMVYGIIKLINFAHGDVFFVGAYTGYFAAKAGLGLILSLILAMVVCGILGVLIERLAYKPLRNAARIVILITAIGVSFLLENLGIITLGAQAQGFPEIVTKSTYTLWGDVTIDSIQIIVLAVTVILMAVLQFVVHRTKIGKAMRAVSFDMEAARLMGINVDSTISATFAIGSALAGAAGVVFAVMYPSVDPLMGIIPGLKAFVAAVLGGIGIIPGALVGGLLLGVVETGVQSIPGMSLWRDGVAFGILILILIFKPTGLFGKNVREKV, from the coding sequence ATGACTTTCGATTATCTCGTCCAACAGCTCATCAACGGGATCTCCATCGGCTCGATCTACGCCTTGATCGCGTTGGGGTACACAATGGTCTACGGCATCATCAAACTGATCAACTTTGCACACGGCGACGTCTTCTTCGTCGGTGCGTACACCGGGTACTTCGCGGCGAAAGCGGGTCTCGGACTGATTCTCTCGCTGATTCTTGCGATGGTGGTCTGCGGCATTCTCGGTGTCCTCATCGAGCGTTTGGCGTACAAGCCCTTGCGCAACGCGGCCCGCATCGTCATTTTGATCACGGCAATCGGCGTCTCGTTCCTCTTGGAAAACCTCGGGATCATCACCCTCGGCGCACAAGCGCAGGGCTTCCCGGAAATCGTCACGAAATCGACCTACACCCTGTGGGGCGATGTGACCATCGATTCCATCCAGATCATCGTCCTCGCAGTTACCGTCATCTTGATGGCCGTTCTGCAATTCGTCGTACACCGCACCAAAATCGGCAAAGCGATGCGCGCCGTTTCCTTCGATATGGAAGCTGCACGCCTCATGGGGATCAATGTTGACTCGACGATCTCGGCCACGTTTGCCATCGGTTCGGCTCTGGCAGGTGCGGCGGGTGTCGTCTTCGCCGTCATGTATCCGTCCGTTGACCCGCTGATGGGCATCATTCCGGGTCTGAAAGCGTTCGTTGCAGCGGTTCTCGGCGGCATCGGGATCATCCCGGGCGCATTGGTCGGCGGCTTGCTGCTTGGCGTCGTCGAAACCGGCGTTCAATCGATTCCGGGCATGTCGCTGTGGCGCGACGGCGTTGCGTTCGGCATCTTGATCTTGATCCTCATCTTCAAACCGACCGGCCTGTTCGGTAAAAACGTCCGCGAGAAAGTGTAG
- a CDS encoding ABC transporter substrate-binding protein, translated as MMGKKFIAVTAALTVTTALVGCGSKATTSSSNSDTIKIGTNLELTGAVAAFGQSQLNGINLAVEEINKAGGVNGKKIEIVSADNASKKEESTRTATKLITEDKVDVLMGAAISGDTFAAVEVANNKKIPMLTPSATNDDITFDSKKNKLNDYVFRACFIDSFQGKVMADFSAGNLKAKNAVIYIDNSSDYSKGLAKSFKSEFESKGGKIVASESYQTKDTDFKAVLTRIKTLNPDVIWVPGYYEEVGKIVKQAREMGITAAIEGGDGWDAPQLVEIAGKDNLNNTFISNHYTAEDPDPKVKKFIDAFKAKYNTVPDAMAVLGYDATFMVADAVKRAGSTDKEKVKEALANTKDFEGVTGKIALDKNHDPVKAAVVLEYKDGKQTFNTKVQP; from the coding sequence ATGATGGGCAAAAAGTTTATCGCCGTAACGGCAGCACTGACTGTGACGACTGCACTGGTAGGTTGCGGTTCCAAGGCAACCACCTCTTCCTCCAACAGCGACACCATTAAGATCGGTACCAACTTGGAGTTGACCGGTGCGGTCGCTGCGTTTGGCCAATCCCAGTTGAACGGGATCAACCTCGCAGTCGAAGAAATCAACAAAGCAGGCGGCGTAAACGGCAAGAAAATCGAGATCGTCTCCGCGGACAACGCGTCCAAAAAGGAAGAGTCCACCCGTACCGCAACCAAACTGATCACCGAAGACAAAGTCGACGTGCTGATGGGCGCTGCGATCTCCGGCGACACCTTCGCTGCAGTTGAAGTGGCGAACAACAAGAAAATCCCGATGCTGACCCCGTCGGCCACGAACGATGACATCACGTTCGACAGCAAGAAAAACAAACTCAACGACTACGTGTTCCGCGCTTGCTTCATCGACTCCTTCCAAGGGAAAGTCATGGCGGACTTCTCCGCAGGCAACCTCAAAGCGAAGAACGCAGTTATCTATATCGACAACTCCTCCGACTACTCCAAAGGTCTGGCGAAGTCCTTCAAGTCCGAATTCGAATCCAAGGGCGGCAAGATCGTAGCGTCCGAGTCCTACCAAACCAAAGACACCGACTTCAAAGCGGTCCTGACCCGCATCAAGACCTTGAACCCGGATGTCATCTGGGTACCGGGCTACTACGAAGAAGTCGGCAAGATCGTCAAGCAAGCCCGCGAAATGGGCATCACCGCAGCAATCGAAGGCGGCGACGGCTGGGATGCTCCGCAACTCGTGGAGATTGCAGGTAAAGACAACCTGAACAACACCTTCATCTCCAACCACTACACCGCTGAAGATCCGGACCCGAAAGTCAAGAAGTTCATCGACGCATTCAAAGCGAAGTACAACACCGTTCCGGATGCAATGGCCGTTCTCGGCTACGATGCGACCTTCATGGTAGCTGACGCAGTCAAGCGCGCAGGCTCCACGGACAAGGAAAAAGTAAAAGAAGCACTCGCAAACACCAAAGACTTTGAAGGCGTAACCGGTAAAATTGCACTCGATAAAAACCACGACCCGGTCAAGGCAGCCGTTGTCCTCGAATACAAGGACGGCAAGCAAACTTTCAATACCAAAGTCCAACCGTAG
- the menA gene encoding 1,4-dihydroxy-2-naphthoate octaprenyltransferase has protein sequence MPASSSTKQPSLLQKWVRAVRPPSLIAAILPVLLGGGLALLDRGFDGWTFLLTMIAVLLIQAGSNLLNEYYDDLKGADAHGVSDGVLHKGWLLPQQLWVSAWTCYILALLLGGYLVSVGGWLVLVLGIVGLLGSILYSATSWALSYHALGEVTMFLLSGPLVTLGTYYVMVKIAYTYVLLSGVPYGLLAMAVTHVHNLRDIRHDKAIGKRTLASVLPQRPANRLFYILLLFVYVIPVVLWAMEVIPTLSLLPLLTFPLAVRIIRTVRPTTDPVELNMAFGLTALLELLFGILQVFGVFLYYFTHL, from the coding sequence ATGCCTGCCTCTTCGTCTACCAAACAACCTTCACTTCTACAAAAATGGGTACGGGCCGTTCGACCGCCGTCCCTGATCGCGGCGATTCTTCCGGTGTTGCTCGGCGGCGGTTTGGCACTGCTTGACCGTGGCTTTGACGGCTGGACTTTCCTGCTGACGATGATCGCAGTGCTGCTGATTCAAGCGGGCAGCAACCTGCTCAACGAATACTACGACGATCTCAAAGGGGCCGACGCCCACGGCGTTTCCGACGGCGTTCTGCACAAAGGCTGGCTGCTGCCGCAACAGCTCTGGGTCAGCGCCTGGACCTGCTACATACTGGCCCTTCTGCTGGGCGGATATCTCGTCTCCGTCGGCGGCTGGCTGGTTCTCGTGCTTGGCATCGTCGGACTGCTCGGCAGCATCTTGTACTCCGCCACTTCATGGGCGCTTTCGTATCATGCCCTCGGCGAAGTGACGATGTTCCTGCTCAGCGGGCCGTTGGTGACGCTCGGCACGTACTATGTCATGGTCAAGATCGCCTACACCTACGTCTTGCTCTCCGGCGTGCCGTACGGATTGCTTGCGATGGCGGTCACGCACGTTCACAACCTGCGCGACATTCGCCACGACAAAGCGATCGGCAAGCGCACTCTCGCGTCTGTCTTGCCACAACGTCCGGCGAATCGTCTGTTCTACATCTTGCTCCTGTTCGTTTATGTGATTCCCGTCGTGCTCTGGGCGATGGAAGTCATCCCGACGCTGTCTCTGCTCCCCCTGCTCACGTTTCCGCTGGCGGTGCGCATCATCCGCACCGTTCGCCCGACGACCGATCCGGTGGAGTTGAACATGGCGTTTGGGCTGACCGCTCTGCTTGAGCTCTTGTTCGGGATCTTGCAAGTCTTCGGCGTCTTTTTGTACTACTTCACGCACCTATAG
- a CDS encoding phosphatase PAP2 family protein: MDKIILQKIRSVVGRRRSVDRMMVHMASKGPLWLFLVMGLVVVYSGTSGAWLVLQAVAAAVLTRGINEGIGRLKHRDRPFVQESFQPLLEHEPSFSFPSNHSACGFALAVAVFLGAPIWGAGMLVLAALMAYARLYVGVHYPFDVTAGALIGSAVAWLLHIVWV, from the coding sequence ATGGACAAGATCATCCTTCAAAAAATTCGCAGTGTAGTCGGGCGTCGACGCTCCGTGGACCGCATGATGGTCCACATGGCCTCCAAGGGCCCGCTCTGGCTGTTTCTCGTCATGGGGTTGGTGGTGGTGTATTCGGGCACCTCAGGCGCGTGGCTCGTCCTGCAAGCGGTTGCAGCGGCGGTTCTGACACGGGGGATCAACGAAGGCATCGGACGCTTGAAACATCGAGACCGTCCGTTCGTGCAAGAGAGTTTTCAACCGCTGCTGGAGCACGAGCCGAGTTTCTCGTTCCCGAGCAACCACAGCGCTTGCGGATTTGCGCTCGCCGTCGCGGTTTTTTTGGGTGCGCCGATTTGGGGTGCAGGGATGCTGGTGCTTGCCGCGCTCATGGCGTACGCCCGCCTCTACGTCGGCGTCCACTATCCCTTTGACGTGACAGCCGGAGCTCTCATCGGCTCTGCCGTCGCGTGGCTTCTGCATATCGTATGGGTCTAA
- the paaK gene encoding phenylacetate--CoA ligase PaaK produces the protein MIFNERMETLERKRLQELQMERLRATVKRVAERVPFYREKFEAMGVNPLEIHSLDDVASLPFTVKKDLRDNYPFGLFACDRDEVARIHGSSGTKGKPTVVGYTKRDLENWAEIVARSICLAGGRPGDMFHNAYGYGLFTGGLGLHAGAEAMGATVVPVSGGQTSRQITLIQDFEPRGICCTPSYALNIAEEMQRQGFDPAQSSIQYGIFGAEPWTDEMRQALERVWGLKAIDIYGLSEVMGPGVACECHEEQNGLHIAEDHFYAEIIDPETLQPLPEGEFGELVFTSLTKEAFPVIRYRTGDISALTSQPCSCGRTTRRMARIKGRIDDMMIIRGVNVFPSELEAILLTVQELAPHYQVVLSRDGALDQVELHVEVLQELAIASETETLSKRVGHMLKDALGVSIGLKIHPPQSIARSEGKAVRILDKRN, from the coding sequence TGCCTTTTTATCGGGAGAAGTTTGAAGCGATGGGTGTGAATCCACTGGAGATTCACTCTTTGGATGATGTAGCTTCTCTGCCGTTTACCGTAAAAAAAGACCTGCGGGACAATTATCCCTTCGGTCTGTTTGCGTGCGACCGCGACGAAGTGGCGCGCATCCACGGTTCCTCGGGTACCAAGGGGAAACCGACCGTTGTCGGCTATACCAAACGCGATCTTGAAAATTGGGCGGAGATCGTCGCCCGTTCCATTTGCCTCGCGGGCGGACGTCCGGGAGATATGTTCCATAATGCATACGGCTATGGGTTGTTCACAGGCGGACTCGGCTTGCATGCCGGCGCTGAAGCGATGGGCGCGACGGTCGTGCCTGTTTCGGGTGGACAGACGTCCCGCCAAATTACGTTGATCCAAGACTTTGAACCGCGCGGCATCTGCTGCACGCCTTCCTACGCGTTGAACATTGCCGAAGAGATGCAACGCCAAGGCTTTGACCCGGCGCAAAGCTCGATTCAATACGGCATCTTCGGTGCGGAACCGTGGACGGATGAGATGCGTCAAGCATTGGAACGCGTCTGGGGCTTGAAGGCGATCGACATCTACGGCCTCAGCGAAGTGATGGGACCGGGTGTTGCTTGTGAATGTCACGAAGAGCAGAACGGCCTGCATATTGCCGAAGACCATTTCTATGCGGAGATCATCGACCCGGAGACCCTGCAACCGCTGCCGGAGGGGGAATTTGGCGAGTTGGTGTTCACCTCGTTGACCAAGGAAGCGTTCCCGGTGATCCGTTATCGCACGGGCGACATTTCGGCGTTGACTTCACAGCCATGCTCTTGCGGGCGGACCACGCGTCGGATGGCGCGGATCAAGGGCCGCATCGACGACATGATGATCATCCGCGGTGTGAACGTTTTCCCGAGCGAGTTGGAAGCCATCTTGCTGACCGTACAGGAACTCGCTCCGCATTACCAAGTCGTGTTGTCCCGAGACGGGGCGCTCGACCAAGTGGAACTGCACGTCGAAGTTCTCCAAGAGCTCGCCATTGCCTCGGAAACGGAGACTCTCTCCAAGCGAGTCGGACATATGCTCAAAGATGCGCTCGGCGTCTCCATCGGCTTGAAGATTCACCCGCCGCAATCGATTGCACGCAGTGAAGGCAAAGCGGTTCGCATCCTCGACAAGCGGAACTAG